DNA sequence from the Falco biarmicus isolate bFalBia1 chromosome 5, bFalBia1.pri, whole genome shotgun sequence genome:
GTTTAgatttaggaaggaaaaaggtaTCTACAGGGGAGAATTATCAAAGAAAAcataggaattttttttcttctaccagTGCTTGAGGGATGAAAATTGGCACAATCCCCTATCCTGTCCTGCAACAAAACAATGCATCGATTCCTATAGTCTTTGACTCTTCACTGATTTTACTAAGTACTTCTCTTGTGTTAGGTCTTTCAATTACCTGGAAAACCCCACACCCACACCAACCCTATTTCGGTTATCTAGAACCAACAGATTCAGTGACAAACCCAGCCCTACCAGATACCCACTTTAGGCACCCTCTCATTCCCAGATTTTTGTAGGTAGTCTTACTCCAAGTAAGGCTAAACATTCTGTTCTATTTATTATGTCATCTAACTGACTGGAGTGTGCTGGCATGAAACAAACTACTCCAGAAAAACTGTGAATACAGtaagaaaatgtttacagtAGAAGGTATTTCTGCCACAATTAAGAGTAATTCTCCAGATTCTTAGTATACAAAACAAAGTCTTACACTGTGATTCACAAAGTGGGACACATTTCCATATCGAGCTGCATCTACTGTAAATTCATCTGAGTCATAGTCCAAATCAAACAAGTATGTATTTCCCTGGTTATCATACAGCTGGCCTCGTCTCTCTGCTTCCTCACTTGTAatcacctaaaaaaaaaaaaaaagaaaaaaaaaaaaagaaacctgcatCTTATTAACTATTactaaattaaaacaaaaataacaattgAATTTGGAAGAAAACTTCACTTAGTAAAAAATATCACATTCGCTTTTTGATGTTGAAATAGCATTCCATCTCTAATGAATAAAGAATACATACATACAGCTAAACTCATTAGTAACTGAGGCTTCTCTGGATGTAATTTGTCTACAGCTGATGTGCAGCACTACCTTgtctcaggaggaaaaaaaaaaagtatcagcaCTTTCTATTAAGAGTTTTGATGACAGATTCAATCAACTGTTTCTACTTGAAGTTTCCATCTGCACAATTTTTTCATTAGACCCAGAAAGCCTTGTTTACTTCACATAAAAAAGTTGCAACTTTCTCCCTTTGCAAAAAGATCAACAGGTATCAGTCTTTACAACCTAGTCATGTTTGCAGCTCAGTATTCGCCTCCTCACTCCCTAGAAGCATCTCTTCCTGCTATCCTTGACTGCAGTGAAAGATCCTATTCATGACAACTTAAGACAGCTACATCACTTCACAAAGCTGAACTTATGCTATTAAGCTTGCACATACTAGCACAAGGTAGAAATCCAGAAACTCCTTAAAGGAAGAGAACTACAGTCACTTTTGACAGAAGTAAAGCTTAAACAGTTTCATCTGCAGCCTGTTACGTTAAATGTATTCTGTTGTGCACACTCAGCAAAGAAATCACAATTTGGCAGCAAGACAGATAGGTAATATGGTTGAAttggacaaaaaaacccctctaaaATCTTTCTGACAGATCAGATTTGAGAACTTACTCAGCAGTAGGGCCTAAGCAGATTCAGGTGAAAGGGTAAACACCACCTCCTTCCCTTTAAGCAGCAAAATTACATAATCATCTTTCTGCACTGACCCCTCAACAGAATGATTTCTCTCTTGTATATTTACAAGAAAGCTATGAACATTTATGGCCGGACTTGATgacctcaaaggtcttttccaacctaaatgattctatgagaAGTTAGAAGATCTGGTGCAGGAAGCATGgacaaaatataattaagatCATAAACACCTGTACAGAGGGTCAAAAGGAGTTATTTTGAGTCAACTTAGCAGCAAGGCACAACAGACTGGATCAAAGAGGCTGTCAGGAGCTACTGATGCAGAGAGCCCTGAGGCTCAATAAGACTGAACCAGATAAACACAGGGCCATAAAAAATTTTCAACAGTTACTTGAGGTCTGTATTTTATAACATGGAAGTTGTCTGAAATAGTATATGAGATTGAGTAAACAGATAATACTACATACTACAAGTCTTATTCTTGCTGATAATCAAAGTAATAAATATGTCTGGAAATACTGCCTTAGAAGttcagacaaaacagaaaagggacTGACGGACTGGGTGGGGAGTTTGGTAATGACCATGCCTGGGGAATGGCAAAAAACTGCAGTCATAATCAGTGAAGAATGAAGAATACGACTGCCACGAAAGAAAAGAAGgacttgctttttaaaatgctattagggcacatatttaaaataattctttagcAACATACAGTGTAAGTAGTCTCTTTACATTCAATCTTTTACAATTGCTCTGGAATGGAGAAATATTCTGGACAATACAGTTTTGCTGTCATCTTGAATGACTATTTACTGCATTGCTCTAACTCAAAAGCAGACAGATTCTATCATAGTAGAAGTCAAGGAGTGTTAGAACTGAGAGAAAGCTCATCAGGATTTTCTCTAATATTTCCCTTATTGTAAATTATTCATCTATGTGAGATAAATACATACCTCTCCGACATACTCCATCACAAAActgttggttttaattttctggaGTGTTTTTACTCCCCAACCACGGCCATTGTTAGTTCTGAAGATGCAAAGAGAATATGGTGTACCTTTCTGTACTATCCTATTAGGGCAATCAGGCCCACATCTACAAAACGAATTGCATTCATAGATGGGCAAGCCAGGCTGGATTTTCAACTTCTTATGTTTATTGTAAGCCAAAATAAATCCAGCCTCCTTTGGACAGCACTTCTCAGCAGGGCAGTCCATGCATTCACAGCCAGTTGTTATTccatttattacatttattccTGGAGCAGGTTTATACTCGTTAATGTAGTAGAAGTCTAAAGGGGGGCCTTCAAGATCCACAGTGTTTTCTACCAGAATCATTGCTTTATGATTCTTCTTCCTGTTGAGATCTTCTTTCCATCTCTGCAGAGCTATTCTTTGCTTAGCCTTCTTTACAATGTACTCTGCAACTGCAGGTTTCAAAACTTTACCATGGTTTCTCACTTTCAGTCCTTTGCCTTCTCTCACCCGAGACAAGTACTCATTTTTGTCACTAAGAAAGTTTTGAAGCAGCACTGggcatttcagatttttctgggGTTCCCAAGTATTTGAAGATTCCGGCCACCCTTTCCATTTCACAAGATAGTATTCTGTGCccttgaaatacagaaacagataCAGATTTAGCCCTATTTCGTGTTGCTGAAATCCAGCATCACAAGAGTACACAGACAGACATAAGAGCTCTGAAGTTAAGAAACAGCAATACGGTGCAGAAGGTCTTGATGTCCTCATAACAATTAGAATTGgtgaggaagagaaaaaccaAGTTTTCTATTTGCAAATTAACTTACAGCACAACTTTGCATATCATCTCTAGGggcaaataaataaacaggTGGGATGAACTCTAATCACTAGCAGTATACTTGGAAGAGACTAGTTTTTTAAGGTAGTTATGTAAGCTATGCTAACGACCTGTATGCACAAGCAGAAGGTAGTCGTAATCACatatggaacaaaaaaaaaatattctaaacttagcaaaaaaatctctaaaaacCACTATTTGTCACATcaaccaccccccaccccccaaaaaagtgtAATCCATTCAAAACATGTAATATTGTATTTATAATCAAGAAGCATACATTTtgtacttattttaaaaaggccaAATAACTGTAACAAGGCCAAATCCTGAGACTGAATTTCACTGGCACGATCAAGCCATAGGAATCCAGTTGCAGCACATGGCCCTAACTCTTCATCAAATAGACTACAACaatcaagaaagaaatacagattgTAACCTGCAAATAAACGAGAAGCATCACAATACATACCAGGCTGCAACCTAATAGCATCAGCATTTTGCTTAACTTCTAGATACACAAGGGtgaattattttgtattctAACATCTCTGTAATTTCAGGAAAAGACCTTCCTTCGACATACCGAAAGCAGCAGCTATACCGCTTCCTGCTTACAGTTCAAAGTTGAAAAGATACTTCACTTGATGTCAGCAAGAACTTTGTCCTCACAGCCTGCTACTTTACATTATGCGCAAAACTACCTTTGGCTTGCTTccaaatttcagctgaaaagagTGATCAAATTGGTCTGTGTTTCTCTTACCTCTTCTACCTTGTAGTCACACAAATATTCCACCTCATAACTCTTTAGACTCCTGTTGGTGATTCCAATGGATTTACATCTGAGATTTTCCTTCCTACATAATTCTTGGAGGGTCTCAAGTGAAGCTAGACATGGCACATACCAAGCTACAATAAGAAAATTGGTAAAGAATCCTATTTTAATGTCTCGGCTAAATTGAAATCATTATGCCTCATCCCAGAGTCCCCACATTACCATTTGTGATAGCACTCTACAAGTCTCTTGTACACCTACAGCATCTCATAGAGCCAAACTCAACCCTTCTCTAACAGGTGAAGTAAAACACGTCAGCAATTCCCTCACTGCACCTTTATTCCATAGAGTACGTACATTTATAAAGAAGAACAAATATTCTGGAGGGCAGAGGCTTCCACAGGTGCAACCTGCACTGAGAACCGAATCATTTTCCTACAATTACAGCATCCCATAACCGAACTATGAGGAAACCTCCGTTCTTTTATGAGAACGCCAAATATCTGTCGTTAGTCAAGTGGAACCGTGCACTCGCGATGCAACCATGGTAACTGGACGAGGAAAGCAACATCCACAGTGCTCTTCCAGAGGAATCACGGGTGTCCTGCCAGCTCGGCGGGTGTGAAGGGACACGAGGCTGCGCACCGGGTCCGGGGCGCCAGCTCCCCGTCAGCGCCGACGAGTgccgccggggcgggccggggcgcggggccgcaGCCGCGCGTTGCCAGGCGGCCAGGCCTGCGCCCCACTCCCCGCTCCGCCGGCCGGGGCTCCGCGCGGCTCTCCCGCCTCAGCGGCCGCCGGCAGCGCCCagggcccccccgccccggccgggaAAGGGCGGCCCCCAGAGGCGTTCACCTCCGGGGCGCACCGCCACAAGTTCGCGAAGGCGGGCTGGAGGGCGGCAGCTGCCTTtcccgcagccgccccgcgCCCCTCGCTGCCCTCCCAATCTCCGTATTTACCTCAGGCGCCTCCCCGCAGGCTTCCCCCGGCCAAGGGGGAAAGCCCCCGCCACGCAAGcgggcagagccccctgccctccccaccaggccccgccgccgggcccgggtCGCTGCgagcggcggcagcggggccgaGCGAAGCTGGGCGAGAGGGGCCGGCGGCtgctccccgccgccgcgggcacACACAGCAGCGGCACACAAAGCAGGCCTTCCCGCGCCCGCCCGACGCACGGAGGAGAAAGGCAAAGCTCAAGCGTAGAGCCCCGGGGCGGCCCAGCTCCCCCAACCCCCGCGTCCCCCTCACTGCCGCTACCTCACCTCCTCGCCAGCCCTCCATCTTGAGGAGGCCGCGCTCCCGCTGCAGGCGCCGGCGGCGGGTCGAGGCACGCGCAGCTCCGCCCCGGAAGGGAActgggctgtgtgtgctgcGCCGCCGCTCGCAGGCAGCCCCGCCCCCGCAGGCAGCCCCGCCCCCGCAGCACTCGAACGGCTTTGGCGGGAATCGCCTCAGCGCGGTTCCGCGCCGCgatgggggggagggaaaagggcCCTGCGGGcggaagaataaaaaaaaaccgAAGCAAAATCCAAAGCGAGGGCTGTTTTGTTACTATAGAGCACTACCTGAGGCGGGGGAAACGCAAGGCAGCGGGTGGGCTTCCATCGGGCCCTTTAGCGAGCTCTGGTAGCTACAGAGCTGAAAGAACGAGAAAGGTAAGGCCTCAGACACTTAAAAAATAGTAAacaataaatttgttttttatttagtaGTTATGCTGTCGTCAAAGCACAATTCTCAGAAGAGGAGTCTCCTGTTAATGTAGTTTTCAGGTTAGCCCCATAAACCCCACAGTGTGGTACCCATCACACACAACATCCCTTAAACACACCATTACTTGGTGCTTAAATGTCTCCCTACTTACATTTGTAACAGCACTGTCCCGACAGAACAGGACTTCGGGTTTTCCAAGACCCCTTCCACAAGTTTTCACACAGGCACTGGTGAACTACTTATTTTCCAGCTATCCAGGGATTTTCCACTCAGGGGAAGCCTTGCAAATTCAAACCCCATGGTTACCAGAATTACCATGCTGATAAGCCAGGCAGTACAGACTTGTTTGGAATGAATGCAGTAAGACTTATACCTGGGTTATGCagtatttcttgcttttgtgaGGCAGGAAGAAGCACACATTCTGCAAACAGAAGACAATTTGGGAAACCTGTAGTAAAACAGGTACACACATCTAGTAAAACATGGAACAAACATCTCTTCAAATGCAGACAGGCAGCCCTTCCTCTAGTTCGTCTCTGATTTTGAGGCTCTACTATGTTACTTCAAGTATCTTCACAGAAAGGtcaaggttggaagggacctctggagaccatctagtccaaccctaGCTAAAGCAGAttctcccagagcaggctgcacagtcacATCTAGGTGGatttgaatgtctccagggaaggagacccaacagcctctctgggaagcctgtcccagtgctctgccaccctcaaggCAGATAAGTTTTTCCTcgtattcagatggaacttttTGTGTCacagtttgtgcccgttgccccttgttctatcactgggcaccactgaaaaaagcctggccccatccccttggcacttgcccttaagatatttgtatgcattgataagatcccctctcagccttatccaggctgaacagccccagctctctcagcctctccccaccagggaggtgctccagtcccctcatctCTGCAGCCCTCTACTGGACCCGCTCCAGCAGTTCCgtgtctctctggaactggggtacccagaactggacacagcactccagatgctgccttgccagggcagagcagaggcagagaatCATCTCCCTTTCACAGGCCCTCAGGGCTGAACTGTTGCCCCTTAAGTGCATATAAGGCTGAGACCCTCAAACACTAACTACACTTGCCTGCTTGATCTTCCTCATTACTCCCTTacctaaaacaaaaaagccaccaGCTTATATCCAAACAAATACATGACACAGATTAGAACAGTGCCAGAGTGGAGGATGCCAGGATCTgcataaaagtattttattaataacaaACAAATAAGCACATATAACCCTTACACATATTTTTCAGGTAACACCACAAAACCATCTTGCATTAACTccgaaaaaaaaaattcctgctcAAAAGGCCATCACCTCCAGAGTTTCAGGCAACATCAAGACCACACAGTTTCCGTACAATTTGGTATTTTCAGTCTAGCTCTCGCTGGTTCAATGTTACACTCCTGAAGCCACAGATACAGTGGCTGAATGGGTACATGACCCGATTAGTCCAAAACAATCTTTATAGATTATATAATATGCTTGTTGCTGAACCACAGGCATGAGGATTCatcctttgcattttttatcAGGTGTTGATAATTCAGTGACCTGCTGTCTGTATGTCTTGATTAATATCTTGCACCACACTTCCATCCAAACAGAGTCAGTGgcaaattaatgtttttcttagAGGACTGTAATAAACTGAAGTATGATTAAAGACATCTCAGAAAGTCACCACTTTGGCAGAAAAGCCAGTAAGAGATAAAAATCAGCTTAGAaaaatgctgcctttcagaAGGGGCTATGATGCCACTTCAACAGTGATGATTTCACATTTTCCAGTATCTTGATCTGTGCAGGTAACATGCAAGGACCCATCCCTAGATAAAAGAGATACGTTTAGGACTGTTTCAGCACAACACTTAGAATGTTACTGTATGTTCCAGAGACTATGAACAACAGTCTTCATGCAGAGATTAGAAGATTAGCATCAAAATATCCAGGGAAGAACATGCTTCAACACAGATGAAACTGATCTATGAAATGAAGTTAagtttatttaatatttaagatATCCACTTGTCCTCCATTAAAGCATGTACCTTCTCTAAATGTGTTGGAGCAGATTCAGGAATGTGTTTAAATATTGTAACCAAGTTTATTTGCTACAGGTTTGTGACTGGAGTATGCAGTAATATTAACTCAAAACACTCATCTTGAACTCTGAgttaacagcaacaacagataAGCATGTCTTCTCAAAGCATGagaacttgatttttaaaaagtagtagTCTAAATAGCAAGAATCTCCTTCAACAAGgaaagtgtttttcaaaatccaAGAATTAAGAGACAATATTGAATCCTATTTCATCTAGACCGTCACGCAATGTTTAGATAGAAATAGATGTGCTCTAGGGaactttctgtatctttttcaCCTAAATGAACATCATCAGGAGGAAGTATTAGCAaaataagagaagaaataaaagctggaagaggaagaggaggaggaaaagggaaaaaaggagtaGGAGaatgagaaggaggaagaacagGAAGACTGGGAGAACTGAAGTGGTTCGACTCAATCTtaagggttttttccaacctaaacaactATATGATTCTAAGTATTACTAAACCCCCCTTTAAAATAATGCAGGTTTTCTGCACTACACAGTTGCATATATAATCCCCAAGATGTTTTTCATATCAATGCTGAATGCAAATCTCTGTACGACTAACAAGGTATTTTAAGTTGTCTGTTAATAAAGCACCTGATAGTTAACGCAAGTAAGTATTTTGAACTCAAATAGCAAGTAGGTTTTAGTTTTTAGCAACATCTAGACAACTTTCATATTCTTTAGAAAAGCAATATGAACTTCATGACAGGCCTTAGAAGACAAACATGTTTTGACTACTTGGAATTCTACCTTCTGATATCTTTTTAAACTATTTGGACTATCTTAAATGAGCCCAAGCACTCCCATTAGGGCCTAAGAAGGTAAGAGAAATTTCTTCAATATCGCATCATCCCTATTCCCTCACCTGCCATAAGATACTTTATATTTTCCCATAATAAATAGGCAATTCTGTAAGTCTGGTTTCCTGTGGCATTGTTTCTCATGCTTAACAACTCCATCTCTGAAAGGACAGAACCACAGGTTTTCCTCACAAACACTGCATATGAGAAGGCCTTCATAAATTCCTTCCCAACTAATAAAGACATATTCTACCTCAGTCATTACCAAGAGTGCAGGCATTCAGCAGAACTACCTGTCCCCCTTCCACAGGAAATCTGAGACCATGACGGCTCTCAAGCATGGTTAAACTGATCAACAGTCCACAAGTTGCTAAAACTTAACATAATTGTGcagatgctttttatttctttaggaTTCAAACAACGAAAGCACATGAAGTACTGCATAAAAAACACATTACAACAGAATTCACCCCTGCAAGCAATGAATTGCTGGAATTTCTCAACATAAAATTAAACATCCTGCAACAGGAGACAAGACTGCTTATCAGAAGTATGACATATCAAGTTAAGTAGcagaacaataaatattttgggtACCTTTTCATAGTGAGAACAGTTAGTATATCATGTAGGCCATCCTCCTTTTTATCTAAATCCTGGAGTataatctattaaaaaataaaaattgtgatCATAGTCAAGTTCTCTAAATCCTTGCACAGCAGTTTAGTGGAAGTGACACAATAGCTAAGGTGAGCAAATCATTGTTTAGTAACTCATCTAATAATTAAACATCAAAACATGATGTGGGCTTCATCTGCAGTGCAAATCTACATATTTTTAGCAATTTATTCTACTgcttcagtggttttgttccagGATCTATCACCAAGATAGCTGGAGTACCTACAACTCCCACAGACTACAGTAAGAGCTGAGCACGTTCCTTTACTTAGGACCAGTTCTGTAATTATTAACTAAGGGGATGAGGAAAGGATG
Encoded proteins:
- the SUV39H2 gene encoding histone-lysine N-methyltransferase SUV39H2 yields the protein MEGWRGAWYVPCLASLETLQELCRKENLRCKSIGITNRSLKSYEVEYLCDYKVEEGTEYYLVKWKGWPESSNTWEPQKNLKCPVLLQNFLSDKNEYLSRVREGKGLKVRNHGKVLKPAVAEYIVKKAKQRIALQRWKEDLNRKKNHKAMILVENTVDLEGPPLDFYYINEYKPAPGINVINGITTGCECMDCPAEKCCPKEAGFILAYNKHKKLKIQPGLPIYECNSFCRCGPDCPNRIVQKGTPYSLCIFRTNNGRGWGVKTLQKIKTNSFVMEYVGEVITSEEAERRGQLYDNQGNTYLFDLDYDSDEFTVDAARYGNVSHFVNHSCDPNLQVFNVFIDNLDLRLPRIALFSTRTIKAGEELTFDYQMKGSIDLTSDSADGLSPSRKRIRTVCKCGAVCCRGYLN